Proteins from one Streptomyces sp. 840.1 genomic window:
- a CDS encoding glycoside hydrolase family 3 N-terminal domain-containing protein: MSSTPRPISRRGALFAGTAALAGGLGLAGRTEAAVRLPESARLPFTALTPAQRAGQCVIHSYPGLTPPARLMDAISEGRSAGVIFFTENIRSLSQIEGVIQEMNAANADAPLGAPLLLMTDQEGGMVRRLPGEPVLSAKDVGASADPEGQAEFTGAGAGMNLAGVGMNVNLAPVLDVYRTAGDFTDQYERSYSEDPDAVASCGSAFITAQQGAGVAATAKHFPGLGPASASQNTDLGPVTLTTSASTLRSVDEAPYRAAISAGTELVMLSWAVYRALDANRPAGLSPTVIGELRDRLGFRGVTVTDALEAGALKAYGSTAQRAVLAAAAGMDLVLCSARDAAQGDAAVTALGEALTAGTLDGAAFDAGAGRVRALRNGLA, encoded by the coding sequence ATGAGCTCGACACCACGGCCGATCAGCAGGCGCGGCGCCCTGTTCGCCGGAACCGCTGCCCTGGCGGGAGGACTGGGATTGGCAGGCCGTACGGAAGCGGCCGTGCGCCTGCCGGAGAGCGCGCGCCTCCCCTTCACCGCCCTGACCCCGGCGCAGCGCGCCGGTCAGTGTGTCATCCACTCCTACCCCGGGCTCACGCCGCCGGCCCGGCTGATGGACGCGATCAGCGAGGGCCGCAGCGCCGGGGTGATCTTCTTCACGGAGAACATCAGGAGCCTGAGCCAGATCGAGGGAGTCATCCAGGAGATGAACGCGGCGAACGCCGATGCCCCCCTGGGCGCCCCGCTGCTCCTGATGACCGACCAGGAAGGCGGCATGGTGCGCCGTCTGCCCGGTGAGCCGGTGCTGTCCGCGAAGGACGTGGGTGCCTCTGCGGATCCGGAGGGGCAGGCGGAGTTCACCGGAGCCGGGGCCGGCATGAACCTCGCGGGCGTCGGCATGAACGTCAATCTGGCACCGGTCCTGGACGTGTACCGCACGGCGGGCGACTTCACCGACCAGTACGAGCGGTCCTACAGCGAGGACCCGGACGCGGTGGCGTCCTGCGGCTCGGCGTTCATCACCGCGCAGCAGGGTGCCGGGGTCGCGGCCACCGCCAAGCACTTCCCCGGCCTCGGTCCCGCCTCCGCGAGCCAGAACACCGACCTGGGCCCCGTAACGCTCACCACTTCCGCCTCGACGCTCCGCAGCGTCGACGAGGCGCCGTACCGGGCGGCGATCTCCGCCGGGACCGAGCTCGTCATGCTGTCCTGGGCCGTCTACCGGGCACTGGACGCGAACCGGCCCGCCGGTCTGTCCCCCACCGTGATCGGCGAGCTGCGCGACCGGCTCGGCTTCCGGGGCGTGACCGTCACCGACGCCCTGGAGGCCGGTGCCCTCAAGGCCTACGGCTCCACGGCGCAGCGTGCCGTCCTGGCCGCGGCGGCCGGTATGGACCTGGTCCTGTGCTCGGCCCGGGACGCCGCTCAGGGGGATGCGGCGGTGACCGCGCTGGGCGAGGCGCTGACGGCGGGCACTCTCGACGGAGCCGCTTTCGACGCGGGTGCGGGGCGTGTCAGGGCGCTCCGGAACGGCCTGGCCTGA
- a CDS encoding AMP-binding protein produces the protein MFATALSQLRYGAAILRNRRIRPQDLERIARDLVATLAEFGEPGADSALLPGRAGAVDPDVRRTVTERSLRATARAAARHTAYYRRTFDSLALDPGALTPGTWDQVPVTPKAALRGLPAAFVSAASTPALMALTTGTSGTPTTVWYSRAEVEIAVAMSTVSVVLGLGLRPRHTVAYAGCSRATLPLLNVAESVTRIGASFVQIGTVDPAVALDRLATPLGLRGKAPQITHLTVSASYLSALVEEAERGGRQPADFGLESIGVGGEVLSDPLRERASAALGAKVSTSYMMTETVPSGGTPCTEGHLHHTTEFGHLEILDPVTHAATPPGAVGIIVQTPYVPYRDCTLLLRYATGDLVRLPLSAPECELAHLPATSPVLGRWTGPLSREITTWSVLNLLEAEPDIPLPARYALVDGSPGPRLHVLVRRLPAAGLLGRLEERATAAGLALDAVVLHDDPGSMPPTGPVRADLRERTFEAVRPAEVRVVSPA, from the coding sequence TTGTTCGCAACCGCGCTCAGCCAGCTCCGGTACGGCGCGGCGATCCTGCGCAACCGCCGTATCCGCCCGCAGGACCTGGAGCGCATCGCCCGGGACCTGGTCGCAACCCTCGCGGAGTTCGGCGAGCCGGGCGCCGACTCGGCGCTGCTGCCCGGCCGGGCCGGGGCCGTCGACCCCGACGTACGGCGGACCGTGACCGAGCGCAGCCTGCGGGCGACAGCGCGGGCCGCGGCCCGGCACACGGCGTACTACCGCCGGACGTTCGACAGCCTGGCGCTCGACCCCGGCGCCCTCACCCCGGGCACCTGGGACCAGGTGCCGGTCACACCGAAGGCCGCCCTGCGCGGCCTGCCCGCGGCCTTCGTCTCCGCCGCCTCCACTCCCGCGCTGATGGCGCTCACCACAGGGACGAGCGGCACCCCCACCACCGTCTGGTACTCCCGGGCCGAGGTGGAGATCGCGGTGGCCATGAGCACGGTCTCCGTCGTCCTCGGCCTGGGCCTGCGCCCCCGTCACACCGTCGCGTACGCGGGGTGCTCGCGGGCGACGCTGCCCCTGCTCAACGTGGCGGAGTCGGTGACCCGGATCGGCGCTTCGTTCGTCCAGATCGGCACCGTGGACCCTGCGGTCGCGCTCGACCGGCTGGCCACCCCGCTCGGGCTGCGCGGCAAGGCACCGCAGATCACTCACCTGACCGTCTCCGCCTCCTACCTCTCGGCTCTCGTCGAGGAGGCGGAACGGGGCGGCCGGCAGCCGGCGGACTTCGGGCTGGAGTCCATCGGCGTCGGCGGCGAGGTGCTCTCCGATCCGCTGAGGGAGCGGGCGTCGGCGGCGCTCGGCGCGAAGGTCTCCACCTCGTACATGATGACCGAGACCGTGCCGTCGGGCGGGACGCCGTGCACCGAGGGGCATCTGCACCACACCACCGAGTTCGGGCATCTGGAGATACTCGACCCCGTGACCCACGCGGCGACGCCCCCGGGCGCCGTCGGCATCATCGTGCAGACCCCGTACGTCCCCTACCGGGACTGCACCCTGCTCCTGCGCTATGCGACGGGCGACCTCGTGCGGCTCCCCCTGAGCGCGCCGGAGTGCGAACTGGCCCACCTGCCCGCGACCTCGCCGGTACTCGGCCGCTGGACGGGTCCGCTGAGCCGCGAGATCACCACCTGGTCGGTGCTGAACCTGCTGGAGGCGGAGCCGGACATCCCGCTGCCCGCGCGCTACGCCCTGGTGGACGGCTCCCCCGGCCCGCGCCTGCACGTCCTGGTCCGCCGGCTGCCCGCCGCCGGTCTGCTGGGACGGCTGGAGGAACGGGCCACCGCCGCAGGTCTCGCGCTGGACGCCGTCGTGCTCCATGACGACCCGGGCTCCATGCCACCGACCGGCCCGGTCCGCGCCGATCTGCGCGAGCGCACCTTCGAGGCGGTCCGCCCCGCCGAGGTACGCGTCGTGAGCCCGGCGTGA
- a CDS encoding GH25 family lysozyme, which yields MLPHRLSLKSAQPRLTVAGVLGMSAALTLSLMSGTAASAPLPSDSTVPLGKGYMGVGYVQDSKDFKPDTRQLGLGSEPDANLLANPVGMDVSSYQGSINWTSVRGAGIEFAWMKATEGTTYKDPTFSTNYLGAYNAGVIRGAYHYGRPDVSGGAAQANFFADNGGAWSRDNLTLPGVLDIEGTCYGKTPAAMQSWILDFYNTYKARTGRDVVIYTSPSWWNSCTGGWSGMSARSPLWVAHWTSAGSPSIPTGFPFWTVWQYTSTGSVSGISGNVDRDRFSGDRSRLLALANNTP from the coding sequence ATGCTTCCCCACCGCCTCTCCCTCAAGTCCGCGCAGCCAAGACTCACCGTGGCCGGTGTCCTCGGCATGAGCGCGGCGCTGACGCTCAGTCTGATGTCGGGCACCGCCGCCTCGGCGCCGCTGCCCTCCGACAGCACCGTGCCGCTGGGCAAGGGCTACATGGGCGTGGGATACGTCCAGGACAGCAAGGACTTCAAGCCGGACACCCGGCAGCTGGGCCTCGGCTCGGAGCCGGACGCAAACCTCCTGGCGAACCCCGTGGGGATGGACGTCTCCAGCTACCAGGGCAGCATCAACTGGACCTCGGTGCGCGGCGCGGGCATCGAGTTCGCCTGGATGAAGGCGACCGAGGGCACCACGTACAAGGACCCGACCTTCAGCACCAACTACCTGGGCGCCTACAACGCCGGGGTGATCCGGGGCGCGTACCACTACGGGCGTCCCGACGTGTCCGGCGGCGCGGCGCAGGCGAACTTCTTCGCCGACAACGGCGGCGCCTGGTCCCGCGACAACCTGACGCTCCCCGGCGTACTGGACATCGAGGGCACCTGCTACGGCAAGACGCCCGCCGCGATGCAGTCCTGGATCCTCGACTTCTACAACACGTACAAGGCGCGCACCGGCCGTGACGTCGTCATCTACACCAGCCCCAGCTGGTGGAACTCGTGCACCGGCGGCTGGAGCGGGATGTCCGCCAGGAGTCCGCTGTGGGTGGCCCACTGGACCTCCGCCGGCAGCCCCAGCATCCCGACGGGCTTCCCCTTCTGGACGGTCTGGCAGTACACGTCGACCGGCTCGGTCAGCGGCATCTCCGGGAACGTCGACCGCGACCGGTTCAGCGGTGACCGCTCCCGCCTGCTGGCCCTCGCCAACAACACGCCGTGA
- a CDS encoding class I SAM-dependent methyltransferase: MNTGNWLADTRASYDTVADSYADQVRNLLDDTPEERAVLALFAGLVRENGGGPVADVGCGPGRITAHLHGLGVDAFGIDLSPGMIAVARRDHPGLRFEPGSMTELALTDASVAGLVAWYSLIHVPDEEIGSVLAHFHRVLRPGGPLLLSFHVGDERKLKTEGYGGHPMNVYVHRRLPDRLAARLDDAGFDVGTQRTLTSAESRLGGLLLARRRPDAR; encoded by the coding sequence CTGAACACCGGCAACTGGCTGGCGGACACCCGGGCGTCCTACGACACCGTGGCCGACAGCTACGCGGACCAGGTGCGGAACCTGCTGGACGACACACCCGAGGAACGCGCCGTGCTGGCGCTGTTCGCCGGTCTGGTCCGCGAGAACGGCGGGGGTCCGGTCGCGGACGTGGGGTGCGGGCCCGGAAGGATCACGGCCCACCTGCACGGACTGGGCGTGGACGCGTTCGGCATCGACCTCTCCCCCGGGATGATCGCGGTGGCCCGGCGTGACCATCCCGGCCTGCGGTTCGAACCCGGGTCCATGACGGAACTCGCTCTCACCGACGCCTCAGTGGCCGGCCTGGTCGCCTGGTACTCGCTCATCCACGTCCCCGACGAGGAGATCGGTTCGGTCCTGGCGCACTTCCATCGCGTACTGCGGCCCGGTGGGCCGCTGCTGCTCAGCTTCCACGTCGGGGACGAGCGGAAGCTGAAGACCGAGGGGTACGGCGGACACCCGATGAACGTCTACGTCCATCGCCGCCTGCCGGACCGGCTGGCCGCCCGGCTCGACGACGCCGGGTTCGACGTCGGGACGCAGCGGACACTCACCTCGGCCGAGAGCAGGCTGGGCGGTCTCCTCCTCGCGCGCCGCCGCCCTGATGCCCGATAG
- a CDS encoding DUF4232 domain-containing protein yields the protein MMRTTRKIAVAIAATALLGATGGATAQAASVTAVGAAPSACRPANHLAKITNAPASAGHRHYRVTLTAPRGYDPCRLAGSPTDVRFSDHGAQNRVRAGHYGDQRTAVTFGPGHPVHFDIQVPDNGCGVVADEASFTLRAPGGEIPGTSVAEGKIKVTTGTVVGPVQRGA from the coding sequence ATGATGCGTACCACCCGGAAGATCGCCGTCGCCATCGCCGCCACCGCGCTGTTGGGCGCCACGGGCGGGGCAACCGCGCAGGCCGCGTCCGTGACGGCCGTCGGAGCCGCACCCTCCGCATGCCGTCCGGCCAACCACCTCGCGAAGATCACCAACGCGCCCGCCAGCGCGGGGCACCGCCACTACCGCGTGACCCTCACCGCCCCACGCGGCTACGACCCGTGCCGCCTCGCCGGTTCGCCCACCGATGTGCGGTTCTCGGACCACGGCGCGCAGAACAGGGTCAGGGCCGGCCACTACGGCGACCAGCGCACGGCCGTGACCTTCGGGCCGGGGCACCCGGTGCACTTCGACATCCAGGTTCCCGACAACGGCTGCGGCGTCGTCGCGGACGAGGCGTCCTTCACGCTGCGGGCTCCGGGCGGGGAGATCCCGGGAACGTCCGTCGCCGAGGGCAAGATCAAGGTGACGACCGGCACCGTCGTCGGTCCGGTCCAGCGCGGCGCCTGA
- a CDS encoding acyltransferase, with protein MLQVHKLERYKDDQGNEIVYDGEIRDAKIDIRFKGSNNRLVISPKADVKDLLVTFTGDNGQIDIEQTTKKRAGLRFELRCGHESRIRIGENVGCAGRTFLSAVEGVSVTIGADVMFAKNIEVRGDDTHPIFDVHTEKRVNPSQSIVVGEHVWIAKHAVVMGGVTIGNGSVIGFRSIVTSSIPNNCIAVGAPARVVRRDIAWERPEVVSRSPNELYPRKGEKSAQYWNPTSGEDVAGKPVIRQQPKAQRRLLTRVLPAPVRRMAKKFRSA; from the coding sequence ATGCTGCAAGTACACAAGCTTGAGCGCTACAAGGACGATCAGGGAAACGAGATCGTCTATGACGGCGAGATCCGTGACGCCAAGATCGATATCCGGTTCAAGGGATCGAACAACAGACTTGTCATCAGCCCCAAGGCTGACGTCAAGGATCTGCTTGTCACCTTCACCGGGGACAACGGTCAGATCGACATCGAGCAGACCACGAAGAAGCGCGCAGGTCTCCGCTTCGAACTGCGCTGCGGGCACGAGTCCCGGATCCGGATCGGCGAGAACGTGGGCTGTGCCGGCCGCACCTTCCTCTCCGCCGTCGAGGGCGTGTCGGTGACGATCGGTGCCGATGTGATGTTCGCCAAGAACATCGAGGTGCGCGGCGACGACACCCACCCGATCTTCGACGTGCACACCGAGAAGCGGGTGAACCCGTCGCAGTCGATCGTGGTGGGCGAGCACGTCTGGATCGCCAAGCACGCGGTCGTGATGGGCGGTGTCACCATCGGCAACGGCTCGGTGATCGGCTTCCGCTCCATCGTCACCTCGTCCATACCCAACAACTGCATCGCGGTGGGAGCGCCTGCGCGGGTGGTGCGGCGGGACATCGCCTGGGAGCGTCCCGAGGTCGTTTCCCGCAGCCCCAACGAGCTGTATCCGCGCAAGGGCGAGAAGTCCGCGCAGTACTGGAACCCCACCTCCGGGGAGGACGTCGCGGGGAAGCCGGTCATCCGTCAGCAGCCGAAGGCTCAGCGGCGGTTGCTGACCCGGGTACTGCCGGCTCCGGTGCGGCGGATGGCCAAGAAGTTCCGATCCGCCTGA
- a CDS encoding spore-associated protein, producing the protein MRSVRNVATVGALATLVLGTTAVLSTTASAAPNVTPQGVCGSAYKTVNSAPVGSQGTVYLTYNSVNGKNCVATIRANPGTAKSMSTSVYVPDTDEWAGDSGNYTSYAGPGYVYGRGHCVSWGGSIGNVYVSVENSNCAKLKEHRVTEVR; encoded by the coding sequence ATGCGAAGCGTACGTAATGTCGCGACTGTCGGGGCGTTGGCCACGCTGGTACTGGGCACCACCGCTGTGCTCAGCACGACCGCGTCGGCCGCACCCAACGTCACACCGCAGGGGGTCTGCGGCAGCGCCTACAAGACTGTGAACTCGGCACCCGTCGGCTCGCAGGGCACCGTCTACCTGACCTACAACTCCGTGAACGGCAAGAACTGCGTCGCGACCATCCGTGCCAACCCCGGCACGGCCAAGAGCATGTCCACGTCCGTCTACGTCCCCGACACCGACGAGTGGGCCGGAGACTCCGGCAACTACACGTCCTACGCGGGGCCCGGCTACGTCTACGGCCGTGGCCACTGCGTGAGCTGGGGCGGCAGCATCGGCAACGTGTACGTGTCGGTGGAGAACTCCAACTGCGCGAAGTTGAAGGAGCACCGGGTCACCGAGGTCCGCTGA
- a CDS encoding phosphatase PAP2 family protein — protein MVTLGFLIALEIAARRYGLPGPMTTQAQEVIVAPQSGFLLYASMALMMVVLTWRERFIAVGTAIGIDVIILLVRWATDTRVTHGHPFGNGALWVILGCGIIAVTRRTGQERILLLKGVGLGLLLVTGRKTGDTWLLITSKTRPAVLDQYVATADHALGNPSWLVGRMVQATGPVGDRFLDSVYTQLAVAAVVVALYQLRNVAADRRFPGHHLVRTFLVIGLLGPGIYVLFPVVGPIFAYGADGGHWAVSNLWPNTTPQIMAPHHMSFDEITPRNCMPSLHTAWATCIFIHSRKGPRTLQYAGAFWLLATLCATLGFGYHYGADIIAGVVFTLTIEAGLRTFDRGWDRAGVKLVAYGVGVFTALLLSYRFLSMQMAHHPWVFGPLLLLAMASVIHGYVRTTEQWEPKTAPVRQPEPLPEPV, from the coding sequence GTGGTGACCCTCGGATTCCTCATCGCCCTGGAGATCGCCGCTAGGCGTTACGGCCTGCCGGGGCCGATGACCACCCAGGCGCAAGAGGTGATAGTCGCGCCCCAGTCGGGCTTCCTGCTCTACGCCAGTATGGCGTTGATGATGGTGGTGCTCACCTGGCGGGAGCGGTTCATCGCGGTGGGCACCGCGATAGGTATCGACGTCATCATTCTGCTGGTGCGCTGGGCGACCGATACCAGGGTGACCCATGGACATCCCTTCGGAAACGGCGCGTTGTGGGTGATTCTGGGCTGCGGGATCATCGCCGTCACACGCCGCACGGGCCAGGAACGAATCCTGCTGCTGAAGGGCGTTGGCCTCGGCCTCCTGCTGGTGACCGGCCGCAAGACAGGTGACACCTGGCTGCTCATCACCTCCAAGACCCGCCCGGCGGTGCTCGACCAGTACGTCGCGACCGCCGATCACGCGCTGGGCAACCCGTCGTGGCTGGTGGGCAGGATGGTCCAGGCGACCGGCCCGGTCGGGGACCGCTTCCTCGACTCCGTTTACACCCAGCTCGCGGTCGCCGCCGTCGTCGTCGCGCTGTACCAGCTGCGCAACGTGGCGGCCGACCGCCGCTTCCCCGGCCACCACCTGGTGCGCACCTTCCTGGTCATAGGCCTCCTCGGGCCCGGCATATACGTGCTCTTCCCGGTGGTCGGACCGATCTTCGCCTACGGTGCCGACGGCGGACACTGGGCGGTGTCCAATCTGTGGCCGAACACGACGCCGCAGATCATGGCCCCGCACCACATGTCGTTCGACGAGATCACCCCGCGCAACTGCATGCCCAGCCTGCACACCGCATGGGCGACCTGCATCTTCATCCACTCCCGCAAGGGACCCCGGACACTTCAGTACGCGGGCGCCTTCTGGCTGTTGGCCACACTCTGCGCGACCCTGGGCTTCGGCTACCACTACGGCGCGGACATCATCGCCGGTGTGGTGTTCACCCTCACGATCGAGGCGGGTCTGCGCACGTTCGACCGAGGATGGGACCGGGCGGGCGTCAAGCTCGTCGCCTACGGAGTCGGCGTGTTCACCGCGCTCCTGCTCTCCTACCGCTTCCTGTCGATGCAGATGGCCCACCATCCCTGGGTGTTCGGCCCGCTTCTCCTCCTGGCGATGGCCTCGGTGATCCACGGCTACGTACGGACGACCGAGCAGTGGGAACCGAAGACCGCCCCGGTGCGGCAGCCGGAACCACTGCCCGAACCGGTCTGA
- a CDS encoding NAD-dependent protein deacetylase translates to MRMRPTLSWAPTGDLPPATTALEPITDALGAGGVLVLSGAGISTESGIPDYRGEGGSLSRHTPMTYQDFTASAQARRRYWARSHLGWRTFGRARPNAGHRAVAAFGRQGLLSGLITQNVDGLHQSAGSEGVVELHGSLDRVVCLSCGTISSRRDLARRLEEANPGFGPVAAAINPDGDADLTDEQVGDFRVVPCTVCDGVLKPDVVFFGEAVPPRRVEHCRELVREASSLLVLGSSLTVMSGLRFVRQADQAGTPVLIVNRDPTRGDRHAVTRVALPLGDALTAVAGRMGVPVDDGRAAYSEPAIEGDPCPGRTAPPSSSPG, encoded by the coding sequence ATGCGCATGCGCCCCACTCTGAGCTGGGCCCCCACCGGGGACCTGCCGCCCGCCACCACCGCCCTGGAGCCGATCACCGATGCGCTGGGCGCAGGCGGTGTGCTGGTGCTCAGCGGGGCCGGGATCTCCACGGAGTCGGGCATCCCCGACTACCGGGGCGAGGGCGGGAGCCTGAGCCGGCACACCCCGATGACGTATCAGGACTTCACCGCGAGCGCCCAGGCCAGGCGCAGGTACTGGGCGCGCAGCCACCTCGGCTGGCGCACCTTCGGCCGGGCCCGGCCCAACGCGGGACACCGGGCGGTGGCCGCGTTCGGGCGGCAGGGCCTGCTGTCCGGGCTGATCACCCAGAACGTCGACGGCCTGCACCAGTCAGCCGGCAGCGAGGGCGTGGTGGAACTCCACGGAAGCCTGGACCGGGTCGTCTGCCTCTCCTGCGGCACGATCAGCTCTCGCCGCGACCTCGCCCGCCGGCTGGAGGAGGCCAACCCGGGCTTCGGGCCGGTGGCCGCCGCGATCAACCCGGACGGCGACGCCGACCTCACCGACGAACAGGTCGGGGACTTCCGGGTGGTGCCGTGCACGGTCTGCGACGGGGTCCTCAAACCGGACGTGGTGTTCTTCGGCGAGGCCGTGCCGCCCCGGCGGGTCGAGCACTGCCGCGAACTGGTCCGCGAGGCCTCCTCGCTGCTGGTCCTGGGCTCCTCGCTGACGGTGATGTCCGGGCTCCGGTTCGTCCGCCAGGCGGACCAGGCCGGTACGCCGGTACTGATCGTCAACCGGGACCCCACCAGGGGCGACCGGCACGCCGTCACCCGTGTCGCGCTCCCGCTGGGAGACGCGCTCACCGCTGTGGCCGGCCGGATGGGCGTCCCCGTCGACGACGGCAGGGCGGCGTACAGCGAACCTGCCATCGAAGGAGATCCATGTCCCGGACGAACCGCTCCCCCTTCCTCCTCGCCGGGCTGA